In Naumovozyma castellii chromosome 1, complete genome, one DNA window encodes the following:
- the USO1 gene encoding Uso1p (ancestral locus Anc_4.238) has translation MDLIQGFIQQPKVPSAEETIPTLCDRVENSTLIADRRSAVLGLKSFSRQYRESVIASGLKPLLNILKKDSLDEDLVKAILETLLILFIRGDGDDDLTRSWISQQSRLRNGKYPSPLVMKQERDHQVVDQFSLWIADALIQSDDLIHLVIGFLDTDNFHIKLYTVQLLEAIMATRPNRARSAILSLPTSISTFVSLLDDIHEPIRDETILLLMAVVNDSPHVQKLVAFENIFDRLFTIIEEEGGLRGSLVVNDCLSLVNNILKYNTSNQTLFLETGNIPKLAHVLNEPLTEDEEFFWNDQRIINMTTTLDIVALTVEPSSTVAKKHQLFLLESNVLMIVLRLAFYPGIPKRVRPIALLTASDMIRNNEFTQAAFAKIDVPYFDPSLPTQSIPDEVKLVPVVHLLINWSLYSNSVHTFDTRAAATTLLKSYLSNNFETQKQFITQQLEGYKNSADSNPLELKYNIFEVLLNYDPDMKLNPYKLYFTIDLLMYLLQSENDERKELSKLIEELKLDSNLEDDEDQMDPVQTVTELLLTSLSAEDIRIPIAYTSFLIFWLYGNSSVVNDFLSNKSNIQQLLSFSYQIQDEDITVKCMITLLLGVAYEFSTKDSPFPRKEYFEFITKTLGKDNYTSKIKQFKYDSLFSKVKDNDFDILNAALDETGLPKVYFSSYFVQLINENFYRIKNAFVHSPDEEPISKISFEAFEELQNRCIALKEELETLHHDNKASIDSLQNQLKTISGEYEDSSTELASLKTEHSLLSDKYDTIKVELSDMTTSLKQITEERDTLDALKKENENKIEKNEELLKEYKEKLQNIETQLQTIILAKQKAEEGVNKMNRELFALSREKQELEGNQKIALKDLQKKTAVLEKEKRQLSDKLNEKEKDITRLNEELATLENTVKSLESEKNEKRKEVEEWKSKFQNHDNLVPKLTDKLKSLATSFKELEKERDSLQEQLTELESANLSHETELKNNIKQMTENNVTLTTENKGLISKISNLELTIDNLKKSNDAKSAQFSDDKNELEESIMHLNEQLNEIEAEKEINERKVNDLEGQLNSVKSELTKNMDEITLLKTKLDTVNEDLTTSKQKLIESENEKRELSKLLENSKNAMIDSNNKLEESTLKYDTLLKKYDSLEKNGQANEKSFHDQVDELKLQLQEKELQYTTLETSIEEKEKNIQSIQTQLESLAAEKERIQGIANTSSEEVVSLENRIKDLNEQLDSVRELYEKSKQELNKKNEEHQSMLAKYESDLADSLAKADTATSTNVELESQIKVMKNELDLNKEKHTEALEILKKEIKNIEEECESTKSDTVVAKNEFAKSQKELKKLQESFSINEKKSEELQNELQELQRSVQTMKEWEEAMVKKSTDLETKISKTELELSKEKKKLQNVEESKRKVVSELESVKKESGEEKKKLVQEIIQIKADLKIKIHDFEKERKLLNEGSSSITQEYSEKISKLEERLDEAKFENESKGAEVEKIKKASKNSEMETQKIIEEKDTQITTLRETITSKEKDLDERSQTIKNLISEKEQELSASNQNLEELKNQISEIKEELKSSKEEMAKKDMMLIDLNKTLASLKGDVKDKVLAIEKLNETLASLKGNIKDKDLAIEKLEKTLNSLKDDIKDKDQTIEDLKKKKASEESEFKITIEGKDKELTDLKNKLQTQLEKEKDSLKKQKEQDDKLIEKSSKLEEELRNKSNNYEDLKEQLEKCQMTKLNLETEIVQLKESISSTDADMKRLSSEHDEDKEKINTLEKVIESQKTNMKKSQSTITKFEEAILQKDEELAAIKTKITEIENRDKNNSNVIEQLKLETEKLKQEQTNDREDYQVKATKMEEAKKKCDEEKQEQIIELQKLREKLEKLEHEREEHAKAADNKSELDDLMLLVTELDEKNNKYRAKLKDLGVELSSDDDDDDDDDEDDTESDE, from the coding sequence ATGGACCTTATTCAGGGATTTATTCAACAACCAAAAGTCCCATCGGCAGAGGAGACAATACCGACACTATGTGACAGAGTGGAAAACTCCACGTTGATTGCGGATAGAAGGTCAGCGGTCCTTGGTCTTAAGTCCTTCAGTCGTCAATATCGTGAGTCAGTCATTGCATCCGGTCTGAAGCCCttgttgaatattttgaagaaagattcTTTGGATGAGGATTTAGTGAAGGCCATATTGGAAACattattaattctttttattaGAGGTGATGGCGATGATGATTTGACTAGATCTTGGATTTCACAACAATCTCGGTTGAGGAATGGGAAATATCCATCTCCCTTGGTCATGAAGCAGGAGAGAGATCATCAAGTTGTGGATCAATTCTCCCTTTGGATAGCAGACGCCTTGATTCAATCAGatgatttaattcatttggTCATTGGGTTCTTAGATACTGACAATTTCCACATTAAATTGTATACCGTTCAACTGTTAGAGGCAATTATGGCCACGAGACCAAATAGAGCTAGAAGTGCCATACTTTCTCTGCCCACCAGTATTTCCacatttgtttctttattagATGATATTCATGAACCAATTAGGgatgaaacaattttattattaatggcTGTCGTTAATGATTCACCTCATGTACAAAAATTAGTCGcctttgaaaatatatttgatagattatttaccattattgaagaagaaggtggATTACGTGGATCTTTAGTCGTTAACGATTGTTTATCCCTAGTTAATAACATCTTAAAATACAATACATCAAATCAAACGCTATTCTTAGAAACGGGTAATATACCAAAATTAGCACATGTGTTAAATGAACCACTGacagaagatgaagaattcttTTGGAATGATCAAAGAATTATCAATATGACCACTACTCTGGATATTGTTGCCTTGACTGTGGAGCCTAGCAGTACAGTAGCCAAGAAACACCAACTGTTCTTATTAGAATCAAATGTATTGATGATCGTGTTGAGATTGGCATTTTATCCAGGTATCCCCAAGAGAGTGCGGCCAATTGCATTACTGACCGCATCAGATATGATCAGGAATAATGAATTCACTCAAGCAGCATTTGCCAAGATTGATGTACCATATTTTGATCCGTCTCTACCTACTCAATCGATCCCTGATGAGGTAAAACTGGTTCCGGTAGTCCATCTATTGATCAATTGGTCActttattccaattcagTACATACTTTTGATACAAGGGCGGCAGCAACAACACTATTGAAAAGCTACTTAAGCAATAATTTCGAAACACAGAAACAATTTATTACTCAGCAGTTAGAAGGATATAAAAACTCAGCAGATTCTAATCCTcttgaattgaaatataacATATTTGAAGTATTATTAAACTACGATCCAGATATGAAGCTTAACCCTTATAAACTGTATTTCACAATTGATCTTTTAATGTATCTCTTACAATCTGAGAATGACGAAAGGAAGGAATTGAGTAAACTAATTGAAGAACTGAAATtagattcaaatttggaagatgaCGAAGATCAAATGGATCCAGTGCAAACAGTTACGGAACTACTGCTGACCTCGCTTTCAGCTGAAGATATTCGTATACCAATAGCATATACAtcctttttaattttttggCTCTATGGAAATTCAAGTGTTGTAAACGATTTCTTATCAAATAAGTCGAATATTCAACAATTACTATCATTTTCctatcaaattcaagatgAAGATATCACAGTAAAATGTATGATAACCTTGTTATTAGGTGTTGCCTATGAATTTTCCACCAAGGATTCCCCATTTCCAAGAaaggaatattttgaatttataaCGAAAACGTTAGGTAAGGATAATTACACATCCAAAATAAAGCAATTTAAATATGATtctctcttttcaaaagtaaAAGACAATGATTTTGACATATTAAATGCTGCACTGGATGAGACTGGACTTCCGAAAGTTTATTTTAGTTCATATTTCGTCCAGTTGATTAATGAGAATTTCTATAGGATTAAGAACGCATTTGTTCATAGTCCTGATGAAGAACCAATATCCAAAATCTCATTTGAAgcttttgaagaattacaGAATAGGTGTATTGCGTTGAAAGAAGAACTCGAAACATTACATCATGATAATAAGGCATCCATAGATTCATTacaaaatcaattgaagacCATTTCAGGTGAGTATGAAGACTCTTCTACAGAATTAGCAAGTTTAAAAACGGAACATTCATTATTGTCAGATAAATATGATACCATAAAAGTAGAATTAAGTGACATGACGACTTCCTTAAAGCAAATTACCGAGGAAAGAGATACACTGGAtgcattgaagaaagaaaatgagaataagattgaaaaaaatgaggAGTTATTAAAGGAATACAAAGAAAAGTTGCAAAACATCGAAACACAACTTCAAACTATCATTCTCGCAAAACAAAAGGCCGAAGAAGGAGTAAATAAGATGAATCGTGAGTTATTTGCATTGTCGAGAGAAAAACAGGAACTAGAAGGTAATCAAAAAATTGCTTTGAAGGATTTGCAGAAGAAAACGGCAGTtttggaaaaggaaaagagaCAGTTAAGCGACAAGTTAAATGAAAAAGAGAAGGATATTACTCGtttaaatgaagaattggcaACTTTAGAAAACACTGTTAAATCATTAGAAtcagaaaaaaatgaaaaaagaaaggaaGTTGAGGAATGGAAATCtaagtttcaaaatcatgATAATTTAGTTCCGAAATTAACTGATAAACTAAAATCGTTGGCAACAAGCTTTAAAGAGTTGGAAAAGGAACGTGATAGCTTACAAGAACAGCTAACAGAGTTAGAGTCGGCAAACTTATCTCATGAAActgaattaaaaaataatattaaacaGATGACCGAAAATAATGTTACCTTAACAACTGAAAATAAAGGGCTTATATCAAAGATCTCAAATTTAGAATTGACCATAGATAATCTGAAGAAGAGTAACGACGCCAAAAGTGCTCAGTTCTCAGATGATAAGAATGAACTAGAAGAATCAATCATGCATTTGAACGAACAgttgaatgaaattgaagctgaaaaagaaataaacgAAAGAAAGGTTAATGATCTAGAAGGACAGTTGAATTCGGTGAAATCTGAACTTACTAAGAATATGGATGAGATAACTTTGTTAAAGACTAAACTGGATACAGTAAATGAAGATTTGACTACTTCGAAACAGAAGCTAATTGAGtctgaaaatgaaaagagaGAACTTTCGAAATTGTTGGagaattcaaaaaatgcCATGATTGATTCTAACAATAAGTTGGAAGAATCAACTTTAAAATACGATACtctattgaaaaaatatgacAGTTTAGAAAAGAATGGTCAGGCCAACGAAAAGTCCTTTCATGATCAGGTCGATGAACTAAAATTACAActtcaagaaaaagaaCTGCAATACACGACTTTAGAAACTTCTATAgaggaaaaagaaaaaaatattcagtCAATTCAGACACAACTGGAATCACTTGCAGCAGAAAAGGAACGTATTCAGGGAATAGCCAATACCTCCTCAGAGGAAGTTGTCAGCTTGGAAAATCGTATTAAAGACTTGAACGAACAACTAGACTCCGTAAGGGAACTTTATGAAAAGTCCAAGCAAGAACtcaacaaaaaaaatgagGAACATCAATCAATGCTGGCCAAATATGAATCAGATCTTGCTGACTCTTTGGCCAAGGCTGATACAGCCACTTCAACCAACGTAGAACTTGAATCTCAAATTAAAGTcatgaaaaatgaattggattTGAACAAAGAGAAACATACGGAAGCacttgaaatattgaaaaaagagATTAAGAACATAGAAGAAGAGTGTGAAAGTACAAAATCAGATACTGTGGTTGctaaaaatgaatttgcTAAATCAcagaaagaattaaaaaaattgcaagaatcattttccattaatgaaaaaaagtCCGAAGAATTGCAAAATGAACTACAAGAGCTGCAGCGTTCAGTCCAAACTATGAAGGAATGGGAGGAGGCCATGGTCAAAAAATCAACGGATCTAGAAACCAAAATTTCTAAGACGGAACTAGAATTGTCaaaggagaagaaaaaattacaaaacGTGGAAGAATCCAAACGTAAAGTGGTGTCGGAATTGGAATCTGTAAAAAAGGAATCTGGagaggaaaagaagaaacttgttcaagaaatcattcaaattaaggctgatttgaagataaagatACATGATTTTGAGAAAGAGaggaaattattgaatgaagGATCTTCGTCTATTACGCAGGAATATTCCGAGAAGATAAGTAAATTGGAGGAAAGATTGGATGAGGCTAAATTTGAGAATGAAAGTAAAGGTGCTGAAGTTGAGAAAATCAAGAAGGCATCCAAAAATTCAGAAATGGAGACCCAGAAAATAATCGAAGAAAAAGACACTCAGATAACCACCTTACGTGAAACAATTACTTCTAAAGAAAAGGATCTGGATGAACGTTCCCAAACGATTAAAAACTTAATTTCTGAAAAAGAGCAAGAACTTTCCGCTTCTAATCAGAACCTTGAGgagttgaaaaatcaaatatcagaaataaaagaagaattgaaaagcTCAAAGGAAGAAATGGCAAAAAAGGACATGATGCTAAtagatttgaataaaaCGTTAGCCTCGTTAAAGGGCGATGTAAAGGATAAAGTTCTagcaattgaaaaattgaatgagaCATTAGCTTCTTTGAAAGGTAATATTAAGGATAAAGATTTAGCAATTGAAAAACTGGAAAAGACTTTAAATTCCTTGAAGGATGATATTAAGGACAAGGATCAAACAATcgaagatttgaaaaaaaagaaggCATCCGAAGAATCCGAATTTAAAATaacaattgaaggaaaagataAGGAACTTACTGACTTGAAGAATAAACTTCAAACCCAGttggaaaaggaaaaggacTCTCTAAAAAAGCAGAAGGAGCAAGATGATAAGCTCATAGAGAAATCTTCGAAgttagaagaagaacttaGAAATAAGAGTAACAACTATGAGGATCTGAAAgaacaattggaaaaatgtCAAATGACAAAACTGAATCTTGAAACTGAGATTGTTCAACTTAAAGAATCTATTTCCTCAACTGATGCTGATATGAAACGTTTGAGCAGTGAGCATGATGaagacaaagaaaaaattaatactTTAGAAAAAGTAATAGAATCCCAAAAAACTAACATGAAAAAGTCACAGTCCACAataacaaaatttgaagaagctaTATTGCAAAAGGACGAAGAACTGGCCGCCATCAAGACAAAAATAACTGAAATCGAAAACAGAgacaaaaataattcaaatgtCATCGAACAGTTGAAACTTGAAACCGAAAAACTCAAGCAGGAACAAACTAATGATCGGGAAGACTATCAAGTTAAAGCGACGAAGATGGAGGAAGCTAAAAAGAAATGCGATGAAGAGAAACAAGAGCAGATTATTGAATTACAGAAACTCAGAGAGAAACTAGAAAAACTAGAACATGAAAGGGAAGAACATGCAAAAGCGGCAGATAATAAATCAGAATTGGATGACTTGATGCTTTTGGTAACAGAACTTGATGagaaaaacaacaaatatcGTGCAAAACTTAAAGATCTCGGAGTAGAACTCTCCTCtgacgacgacgacgacgacgacgacgatGAAGACGATACAGAAAGTGATGAATAA
- the RAD59 gene encoding Rad59p (ancestral locus Anc_4.239): MNTPNQNHISYEGTVYTTSHPSLSITDFKIEEDWNGRPASEWSVSKIGLLQSKIEKYTYKIYHSNRFGKHNLSKLIPRHKLVEFANEVFGFDGWHVDVIEVDASEMPPSSAQLNVEDDTVKHTVLAEAQVKITLKDGTNTQMGGIGKATMNSKGDSFSKARKEAVNDALKKALLSFEKIILEYETKVENNYYVDGLYVTKIKQENTHVDDLGFPIKVKKEQSLN, from the coding sequence ATGAATACCCCTAACCAGAACCATATATCGTATGAGGGGACCGTGTACACAACGAGTCATCCCAGCTTGAGCATAACGGACTTCAAGATTGAGGAAGATTGGAACGGCAGACCCGCCAGTGAATGGTCTGTCTCCAAGATTGGTTTATTGCAATCTAAGATAGAGAAATATACTTATAAGATATACCATAGTAATAGATTTGGGAAACATAATCTTTCCAAACTGATACCGAGACACAAATTGGTAGAATTCGCTAACGAAGTGTTCGGGTTTGATGGATGGCATGTTGATGTTATAGAGGTCGATGCCAGTGAGATGCCACCTTCCAGTGCACAATTAAATGTTGAGGATGATACTGTAAAACATACAGTACTGGCCGAGGCACAAGTCAAGATAACTTTGAAAGACGGGACCAACACTCAGATGGGTGGAATAGGGAAAGCTACTATGAACTCTAAGGGTGATAGTTTTAGTAAGGCAAGAAAGGAAGCTGTTAATGATGCGTTGAAGAAGGCTTTACtaagttttgaaaaaataatattagaATATGAAACtaaagtggaaaataattattatgTGGATGGGTTATACGTGACAAAGataaaacaagaaaatactCATGTAGATGACCTCGGATTTCCCATAAAAGTTAAAAAGGAACAAAGTTTGAATTGA
- the NCAS0A02470 gene encoding 40S ribosomal protein uS14 (ancestral locus Anc_4.245), which translates to MAHENVWFSHPRRYGKGSRQCRVCSSHTGLVRKYDLNICRQCFREKANDIGFYKYR; encoded by the coding sequence ATGGCTCACGAAAACGTTTGGTTCTCCCACCCAAGAAGATACGGTAAAGGTTCCCGTCAATGTCGTGTCTGCTCCTCTCACACCGGTTTAGTGAGAAAGTACGACTTGAACATTTGTCGTCAATGTTTCAGAGAAAAGGCTAACGACATTGGCTTCTACAAGTACCGTTAA
- the SYO1 gene encoding Syo1p (ancestral locus Anc_4.248), whose protein sequence is MGKSKKRSRASRSRLNPLSNNNGNDSNNNRKDANLITKKIEPLLNNLKSAIANDRSMALNSISVLCEDPHLRGLLLREKLIQIILSNLLNDENTDIVVESFGLLRNLTLEEGYDVSVYLWRSDIWISIKSGFEKLTTSLHALNESSSDNGKNGKESKRLLFDFADNLLSLIVALCNGSNDILTQILTTDKLQELFAVIIELLKFGIDKLPIQLFNTILDLIYDLSTESFEFIDAITQDDVLSEFIMSLPVSSNTIHPKSNSLTEVLIQGIYLQFLDNNVTYDQGSTMIVTLHNTIAKLNLNEIQKDLSTTLQDDELSSMDNSKMTTKIKDYAKRRSAAQMKLQSIEIGLDIITATIEIIASVHEASSGKISIPDNLIQCLVDMVPELFIELFDVCTARCLIGWNNLLWLFLGVGFNFFELKSKDNGRTMYKSLWDRTTALNDDEYDNGKDLGVLIGKYSVIWVLLKITSTMQETPLNFLKEFGILNNVNFVNQLIEKFNKWDDVELKQRLAGILSCLGSFQGQDLQLNEIIGKFFLEQCCNDKVPISVVNDLLNFIFEMYCDGNFDYDGPVFVNNEFASILKEKVAPTVKDRFKFVDKNKEPELKERCNETFNTLNSFIQYKETEKS, encoded by the coding sequence ATGGGTAAATCTAAGAAAAGATCAAGAGCTTCTCGCTCACGTTTGAATcctttatcaaataataacgGAAATGACAGTAACAACAATAGAAAGGATGCAAATCTCATaacaaagaagattgaGCCCTTATTAAACAATCTTAAAAGTGCCATTGCTAATGACAGAAGTATGGCATTAAATTCAATCAGTGTCCTATGTGAAGATCCACATCTAAGAGGCTTATTATTaagagaaaaattaatCCAAATTATCTTATCGAATCTAttgaatgatgaaaatactGATATTGTAGTTGAATCCTTTGgattattaagaaatctGACTTTAGAAGAGGGTTATGATGTTTCAGTTTATTTATGGAGATCTGATATTTGGATTAGTATTAAATCaggttttgaaaaattaacaaCCTCTTTACATGCATTGAATGAATCATCGTCAGATAATGGGAAAAATGGGAAAGAATCAAAGAGACTATTGTTTGATTTTGCTGATAATTTGTTGTCATTAATTGTGGCATTATGCAATGGATCAAATGACATCCTAACACAGATCCTCACAACAGATAAATTACAGGAATTATTTGCCGTCATAATAGAACTATTAAAGTTTGGCATTGATAAACTACCGATCCAATTATTCAACACAATCTTAGATTTAATTTATGATTTAAGCACGGAATCCTTTGAATTCATAGATGCTATCACACAAGATGATGTATTATCTGAATTTATAATGAGCCTCCCTGTTTCCTCTAACACTATCCATCCAAaatccaattcattaacTGAGGTCCTTATTCAGGGGATATACTTGCAATTTCTGGATAATAATGTTACATATGATCAAGGTAGTACCATGATCGTAACACTTCATAATACAATAGCAAAACTAAACCTAAATGAAATTCAAAAGGATTTATCTACCACTTTAcaggatgatgaattaagTTCCATGGATAATTCAAAGATGACCACTAAAATCAAAGATTATGCCAAGAGACGTAGTGCAGCACAAATGAAGCTGCAAagtattgaaattggtcTTGATATTATTACTGCCACCATTGAGATTATTGCATCTGTTCATGAGGCATCATCAGGCAAGATTTCTATACCCGACAATTTGATTCAATGTCTTGTTGATATGGTTCCTGAATTgtttattgaattatttgatgtATGCACAGCTAGATGTTTAATTGGTTGGAATAATTTGCTGTGGCTATTTCTTGGAGTTGGCTTTaacttctttgaattaaaatcTAAAGATAACGGTAGAACTATGTATAAATCACTTTGGGACCGTACCACAGcattaaatgatgatgagtACGATAATGGGAAAGACTTAGGCGTATTAATTGGGAAATATAGTGTCATTTGGGTGCTACTAAAGATAACTTCTACCATGCAAGAAACTCCGTTGAATTTCCTCAAGGAATTTGGTATCTTAAATAACGTGAACTTTGTTAACCAACTGATAGAGAAGTTTAATAAATGGGATGATGTGGAATTAAAACAGAGACTAGCTGGTATCCTAAGTTGTCTCGGTTCATTTCAAGGACAGGATCTACAACTTAATGAAATCATTGGGAAGTTCTTTTTGGAACAATGTTGTAATGACAAGGTACCAATCTCTGTCGtgaatgatttattaaatttcatctttgaaatGTACTGTGATGGTAATTTTGATTACGATGGCCCTGTTTTCgttaataatgaatttgcttcaatattgaaagagaaagttGCTCCTACTGTCAAAGACAGATTCAAATTTGTAGATAAGAACAAAGAACCTGAGTTGAAGGAGAGATGTAATGAGACTTTCAATACATTGAACAGTTTTATTCAGTataaagaaacagaaaaatCTTAA
- the UBC9 gene encoding E2 SUMO-conjugating protein UBC9 (ancestral locus Anc_4.249) codes for MSSLCLQRLQEERKKWRKDHPFGFFAKPTRHPDGSMNLQKWEAGIPGKEGTIWAEGVYPITIEYPNEYPSKPPKVKLPANFYHPNVYPSGTICLSILNEDQDWRPAITLKQICLGIQDLLDSPNPNSPAQEPAWRSFSKNKEEYEKKVLLQAKQYAK; via the exons ATGAGTAGTCTCTGCCTGCAACGtcttcaagaagaaag AAAGAAATGGAGAAAGGACCACCCTTTTGGTTTCTTTGCTAAGCCAACAAGGCACCCAGATGGTTCAATGAATTTACAAAAATGGGAGGCCGGTATCCCAGGCAAGGAAGGTACCATTTGGGCGGAAGGTGTATATCCAATCACTATAGAATATCCAAACGAATATCCATCAAAACCACCCAAAGTCAAATTACCAGCTAATTTTTACCATCCTAATGTATACCCTAGTGGAACCATTTGCTTGAGTATTTTAAATGAAGATCAAGATTGGAGACCTGCTATTACTTTGAAGCAAATTTGTCTAGGGATTCAAGATTTATTGGATTCtccaaatccaaattcTCCCGCTCAGGAACCTGCATGGAGAAGTTTCTCTAAGAATAAAGAGGAATATGAAAAGAAGGTTTTACTTCAGGCAAAGCAATATGCTAAGTAA
- the PEX19 gene encoding Pex19p (ancestral locus Anc_4.250), whose protein sequence is MSDKDEYDDLDDLLDEDPSKLDIPDVSTSSGNNVSGESSSRGDATIRQAKTILENVNTNDGPLNKKDEDEIKVLLNDLQDEFKNLLVDNDAEENNEAFKTFNELLTTLDEARTAKTTEPTTNSFATAATNEEETKVNAEGKGFNRVVSDTLDRLKENGSKVDSKIAEEKTSGKGNPDDVLAALLDQLVAGADDPDGDDAGEDTLTNMINQMSSKEILYESMIQTHGELTEWIKQNEKVEEHQENMDLYRKQCAKLREIMDVFEKEDYTNDLYRGQVTKLLDDLEHLGELPVSKGFKKGNNDDKDVEDMNMDDITKILGMDGTDNPELEKKLEETCNPQ, encoded by the coding sequence ATGAgtgataaagatgaatatgACGATTTAGATGATTTATTGGATGAAGATCCAAGTAAATTAGACATTCCTGATGTGTCTACATCCTCCGGCAATAATGTCAGTGGTGAGAGCAGTAGTAGAGGAGATGCGACGATACGTCAAGCCAAGACCATCTTAGAAAATGTAAACACTAATGATGGTCCACTAAATAAgaaggatgaagatgaaatcaAAGTCTTACTAAATGATCTACAAGACGAatttaagaatttattGGTTGACAATGATGCGGAGGAGAATAATGAAGCCTTCAAgacatttaatgaattactTACAACATTAGATGAGGCGAGGACTGCAAAAACCACCGAACCAACAACAAACTCCTTTGCTACTGCTGCAACTAATGaggaagaaacaaaagtgAATGCAGAGGGAAAAGGGTTCAACAGAGTTGTTTCTGATACACTAGATAGATTGAAAGAGAATGGTTCCAAAGTTGATTCTAAAATTGCAGAAGAGAAAACAAGTGGTAAGGGTAATCCTGACGATGTTCTCGCAGCACTATTAGATCAATTGGTTGCAGGGGCAGATGATCCTGATGGAGATGATGCGGGTGAAGACACCCTTACAAACATGATAAATCAAATGTCATCTAAGGAAATATTATACGAATCGATGATTCAAACACATGGCGAATTAACAGAATGGATTAAACAGAATGAAAAGGTAGAGGAACATCAAGAGAATATGGATCTTTATAGGAAACAGTGTGCGAAACTTAGAGAAATCATGGatgtttttgaaaaggaagattATACCAATGACCTATATAGGGGTCAAGTAactaaattattagatgacCTTGAACATCTTGGAGAACTACCGGTGAGCAAAGGATTTAAAAAGggtaataatgatgataaagatgTGGAAGATATGAATATGGATGACATCACCAAAATATTAGGGATGGACGGTACTGATAATCCTGAACTAGAGAAAAAATTGGAGGAAACTTGCAATCCACAGTGA